The region GTCAAACCATATTACCTGCACCAATGTGATGAAGTGTTTGGCAGTTCAGACTTCGTTGTTCCTATTGAAAAAGGAATTGAGATCTATCGCAGGCTTAGAGGCTACCACTCTGGCATCACCATTCCCAATTATGTAAAAGACCTAACCGGGGGAGGCGGAAAAGTATTACTCTCTCCTGAGTATTTGCAAAAGAAAACAGAGAAAGGTTACCTCTTCCAAAATTACCTAGGAGATGAATATGAAGTGGGCCATTAACCTTTTTTTGATTTTGAATTGTTTACACTTTGGCTTCACTGTTTGTAAAACAACACATCCAATTGCAAATCCCAAAGAAACACCATTTCCCAAACCAAATGAAACCAAACAAAATCTTCCCCTAACAAAGGAACTGCGACTTACCTACCATGCCGTTTGGGTCGGCAAAGAGAATTTTGAACTCACTGAATCGAGTTCCCTGTTTGGAACGGGAAACCAATACAGAATCCAATGGATGGGAGACAAAGAATTCACTTGGTTACGTTTGTCTTCTACTGACAGGGAAAACCAATCCCAATTTCGCTATTATTTTAAAGACGAAACCCAGAATCCTGATGTTTCCTACTTTGTCTGGGGACAAAAAAAATGCAGTGTGCAGGTCTTCCGAATGCCAGAAGGAGAGCTGTATCTCCGCTGGGAGGGAATCCATAACGGATTTTTACTCGTGTTTGAATCTTCTACTAAAAAAGCGGATTCTCCGAAAGAATTGGCAAAAACCTTTCACAACCTCATCCAAACATCCTTAGAAGTGTACTAATCGATTTTTTCGAAAGCAGTGTTTTTTTAGAAAAAAAGATTAGGCAAATGAAAAGGTGCCGTTAGGCTTTGAGGAGAAATTTTATGTGGTTAAAACTTGGCGAATCGGAAGTCATCAACTTGGACTATGTTGCATCGATAAAAAAAAATCCAAACCAACCTTCCATTGAAATCATTTACCAAGATTTAAACAATGTAAAGTCCCTTCCCTTCCCAGGCAAAGAAGAACGTGACCGTGCCTTCAAAGCCATATTGGAAAACCTTTCCCGAATGAAATTATACTTTGAATGATCATGGAATTTGAAGCACTAAACCCCACTCTTTACGCCCAAGTATTGGATGAACTAGAAATCATCCCTTCTACCAAACCTTACCAAATTTTATTTTATGGATCTCGGGAACGTGGGGATTACCATTCCGATTCTGATTTGAATTTTTATCTTGTGGCTCACTCCACAGACCAAATGAAATCCCAGTTCATCGATTCCATTTCCAAGGCCTTACAAAAATTAGAAGATGTGGCTCCCGTAAATATGATCGCTGGAGATGCTGATTCTTTACGCCATCGTTTGAAGATTGCCGAGCCAGGTTCCATCCAACTCATGGAAGCCTCCTCGGTATTTTTTGGAGAAGGGATTTTTGAGGATTTAAAAGCTGACTGGGACAAATGGAAACAAAATGAAATCCCAAAAACAGATCTCATACAATACTTAGAAAAAAGGATTCGCTTTTTCAAACAACAAGTGACTCGTAATACCAAAGATGAAATTGCGCAACTCGAGCGAATCACAACCCTCACCCTTCACATTTGGGCGTTACAAAATATTGAGGATCTTACACATATTGAACTTTTGAAAATGGATACACCAGATCAATTGGTACCTCTTTTTACCAATCTTTATCGGAAAGAATTGGAAGCACCGATTTGGGAACTCCTCGAATTACAAACAAAGGTTCGCAGGTTAAAAATCGACATTCGTTGGAAACGGGACATCGCAAGAGAAGACATCCACGAAACCAAATACAAACTCATCTCATTGCGAAACGACGAAGAATTTATGATGAATCTCTGGGCCTAAGTTCAAACACCGAATCCTTTTCGGTAGGAAGTTCTTTTGTTAGAAAGAATCGTCTCGCAACAAATGAAGGGACTCACTCCTTAAATTCCGACAAATAGGCTTCGTATCCTCTTTCTTTCAATTTTGCTTTGGGGATAAATTCCATAGAGGCAGAGTTCATACAATACCGTTTGCCTGTAGGCCTTGGACCATCATCAAACACGTGACCCAAATGAGAGTCCCCCAATTTGGACCTAACTTCTGTTCGTATCATCCCATAGGAATGATCTTCGATTTCCACTACATTCTCTTTCACTAGTGGTTTTGTGAAACTTGGCCAACCGGTTCCAGAATCAAACTTGTCCTTGGAACTAAAGAGAGGTTCCTTGGAAACAATATCCACATAAATCCCATCCTCATGTAGATTCCAATACTCATTTTGAAATGGAGGTTCCGTTTCGTCTTCTTGTGTTACACGGTATTGAAGATCCGTGAGTTTTGTTCGTAACTGAGGGTTTTCTTTTTTTTTGGCTCGTTCCTTTGCCGTAGGAGAACAGACAAACAAAGTCAAAATAGATAGAATCATTATAAAAAATAAGAACTTTGGCTGCATTCGTTTCATGAAAGTTAGACTAAAGAATTTGTTTTTTTACTTTCATTTAGACGAAAAGACTTTCGTCTAAGTAAGTATGCAGATCGCTCCACTACCGAAAAATGAGGCCGCAAGGCTTGCCGCACTTAAAGGTTTGGAGGTCCTCGACACACCGGAAGAGGAAATGTTCGATGAGATCACGAAACTTGCTTCCATGATTTGCAATGTACCAATTTCCTTGGTCAGTCTCATCGATGAAACTAGACAATGGTTCAAATCCCACCATGGACTAAAGGCCAGAGAAACACCCAGGTCTTTAGCATTTTGTTCCCACGCCATTTTAGGAGACGATCCATTTGTTGTACCCAATGCGAAACGGGACATTCGGTTTAAAGATAACCCCCTTGTGAATACAGATCCCAATGTCATTTTTTATGCAGGGATTCCCTTGGCACTTGATGACCAAATCAAACTTGGTACCCTTTGTGTCATTGATAACAAACCTAGAGAATTAACAGAAGAACAATTACAGATGTTACGCCTGTTAGGAAAACAAACGGTTCGTTTGCTCCAAATGCGCAAAGACAGAGACCGATTGGAAATTGAGAAACTATCAGCAGAACGAGCCAATGCAGCGAAACGTGATTTTATCGCCGCCATCAGCCACGACATTCGAAACCCACTCAATTCCCTTCTTGGTATGTCTGAAATGATCAGAGAACAACCAATTTCTGAATCCATCGGTTCTTATGTGGATCACATTAAGAATGCTGGAGAAGTGATCTTAAATTTAGTGAATGATACAATTGAACTAGCCAGATTAGAAGAAAACGCTTCTATCTTGCACAATGAATGGTTTAACCTTAGCGAATGTTTGGCGGTTTATCATAACTTTTTCAAACAAGAAACCAAACGAAAAAAAATTGAATTCCAATTAAAAAACGAAATCTCAGAAAATGTCTACTTACTTTCAGACAAACGGAAGCTAGAAAAAATCATTTGGAACCTTACAGCCAACGCAGTTAAGTTTACCCATCATGGTTCTGTGTTCTGTCATGTGTTCCTTGAGACAA is a window of Leptospira sp. WS60.C2 DNA encoding:
- the msrB gene encoding peptide-methionine (R)-S-oxide reductase MsrB — translated: MKRMQPKFLFFIMILSILTLFVCSPTAKERAKKKENPQLRTKLTDLQYRVTQEDETEPPFQNEYWNLHEDGIYVDIVSKEPLFSSKDKFDSGTGWPSFTKPLVKENVVEIEDHSYGMIRTEVRSKLGDSHLGHVFDDGPRPTGKRYCMNSASMEFIPKAKLKERGYEAYLSEFKE
- a CDS encoding ATP-binding protein, whose protein sequence is MQIAPLPKNEAARLAALKGLEVLDTPEEEMFDEITKLASMICNVPISLVSLIDETRQWFKSHHGLKARETPRSLAFCSHAILGDDPFVVPNAKRDIRFKDNPLVNTDPNVIFYAGIPLALDDQIKLGTLCVIDNKPRELTEEQLQMLRLLGKQTVRLLQMRKDRDRLEIEKLSAERANAAKRDFIAAISHDIRNPLNSLLGMSEMIREQPISESIGSYVDHIKNAGEVILNLVNDTIELARLEENASILHNEWFNLSECLAVYHNFFKQETKRKKIEFQLKNEISENVYLLSDKRKLEKIIWNLTANAVKFTHHGSVFCHVFLETKADEHANLIIQIKDTGPGISPEIKDRLFLKYNEFVPEGCEISGSGLGLSIVKLSLEELNGSVHVDSEVGEGSTFQVKIPIVWKREEGVNGKNKDLTKQESNLPAFTNRKKILIADDNEMNRKVLKNYLRALPFDITETSNGIETERILELEVFDIAFLDIEMPGKHGTEIAKSLSSQKTKPILFACTGLCMPEEKQHILNSGFEYFMPKPYLKEELYAHLSEIANKQP